Below is a window of Pseudorasbora parva isolate DD20220531a unplaced genomic scaffold, ASM2467924v1 scaffold_89, whole genome shotgun sequence DNA.
gacagaaggacagacagacagaaggagagacagatggacagacagacagacagacagacagacagaaagacagacagaaggacagatggacagacagacagacagacggacagacggacagacagacagacagacagacagacagacagacagacagactgacagatggacagacagacagaaggacaGATTGACgggtggatggacggacggacagacagacagaagaacagacagatggacagacagacggacagacggacagacagacatacagacagaaggacggacggacggacagacagacagacagacagaaggacagacagagagaaagacagaaggacagacagacagacagaaggataGACAggtggacggacagacagacagaaggacagacagagagaaagacagaaggacagacagacagacagaaggataGACAGGTGGACGGACAGACTGACAGAAGGACAGACAGaaggacagatggatggacggacggacagacagacaaaaggacagacagatggacggacggacggacagacggacggacggacggacggacggacggacggacagaaggacggacggacggacggacggacggacagacagacaaacagagagaaagatagaaggacagacagacagacaaaaggagagacagatggatggacaaacagacagaaggacagactgacagatggacagacggatggatggacagacagacagaaggatggacggacggacagacagacagggagaaagacagacggatggacggacagacagacagaaggatggacggacagacagacagaaggacagatggacaaacagagagaaggatggacggacggacggacggacggaccgacagacagacaaacagacagacagacaaacagagagaaggacggacggacggacagacagacagagagacggacggacagacagacggacagacagagagacggacggacggacagacggacatacagacagacagacagagagacaga
It encodes the following:
- the LOC137068547 gene encoding serine-aspartate repeat-containing protein F-like; this encodes MDGRTDRQTKGQTDGRTDGQTDGRTDGRTDGQKDGRTDGRTDRQTNREKDRRTDRQTKGETDGWTNRQKDRLTDGQTDGWTDRQKDGRTDRQTGRKTDGWTDRQTEGWTDRQTEGQMDKQREGWTDGRTDGPTDRQTDRQTNREKDGRTDRQTERRTDRQTDRQRDGRTDRRTYRQTDRETDRWKDRQTDRRTDGQTDRGTDGTDGQTDRQRDGRTDRRTDRETDGRTDGHTDRQTERRTDGRTDRQTDRQTDRRTDGQTDRQTDRQTYGRTDGRTDGRTDRQTDRETDARTDTDRETDGWTDCQTDRHTDREKDRRTDRWTNRQKDRQKE